From the Chiroxiphia lanceolata isolate bChiLan1 chromosome 6, bChiLan1.pri, whole genome shotgun sequence genome, the window CCTTGTTTTGCCAGTATGCTGCttacataaattaaaatgaaaactatgcTGTTCTTCAGTAATGATCCAAAATGGTTTAATTATTCTCTTTAAAGTGATTGTATTTTGGACCATAATAGCAGATTATCATAAGAATTTTAACAAACTTGATGTTTAAAGCCACACTAAAAATGAGCTATATccaagtacagaaaaaaaacaatattttatttgtaatctTAGTTTAGTGTTTGAACTACAAATTCTGGTTCTAGAATTGCTTAAAAGATCATGGGGTTTATAGGTTTTCacaagtaaattaatttttggggattttttttgtttgtttgtttttttccatttttttcacagaatggTGCTTTCACTAAATACAGAGCAAAtcattacatggaaaaaaaaaggtttgcttgtttgtttttttttcacttgcagaGTTACTCTTATTATTCCATTCTCTGATGAATAATTTCAAAGAGGgcatgagaaaacaaaagaaaaaatgagaaagtgaCAAAATAGACTGAATCTCACCACTAGAATTCACCATAAAAATTCCCAAAGTGTAACAGAATTCTTACAAAATTTCCTAGATCAGTTCTTTTGGGGAATCAGGATCTCCTATGAAAAATATGGCAAATGGGAGTCAGGGTAGGTTGGGCAGGAAAACGGGTACGAGAAGGGTAAATAACTGCAGCAAAAACAGGTTCTGAGGAATACACATAATTTTGACTGCTTTAGATCACAatagaatttttaataaataaatttctttttctttgtaaagacACTTTTGAAACAGTAGATTTAGCCCAGTCATTTGtgtaatttgttttataaaccATCTTTCGTTGTtcccgcccccccccgccccccatAATGTCATAAATGTTTCAGATTTGAGTCTCTTGTACATTGTCTTTTGAGTTCATTCGGATCAATAACGGTTCATGCACTGAACTGTGTATTGAATTTATTGTGTTAACTGTTGTTGTGTGGTTGAAAGGAGATTTATAAGAGTTATAGTGATTTAGGTGCTCATGCTCTATTGCTGGCATGGGCAAATGACTCTCTATGGGTGTGTCACCTGTAAGCTCATCATCCACATTAATGATCTCTACAGTCCGTGTTGGAGCATGATGGTTCTGCCGGTGATGCTGTTTCCTCATTTTGTAGAAAATTACCAGCATCACAGCAGCCATGAGAGTGATAGCCACAAAACAACCAATTATGATTTTGGTAGTCTTCATAACCTCATCTATTCCCGGGATCCCATTGTTCGCGTCCGTCACAGGAATGGTGAAAGTTTTTTCTGTAGATCTTGTGCTCTGTGGAGTGAGTGAGGTTGTCATGTTAGTGGTTTCCCAGTTGGTAACTGGCGTGGGCCCAACCTGCTCTGTGGTCTGTGCCTCATCCTGAGAAGGTTCCACAGTCTCTACCGTGACAGTTGAAAAGTATGTGTAACCAGGGTTATCCAGGGCGGTCACATTCAGTGTGGCAGAAGCTGTGGTATTCCCAACAGAGTTACTCACCATGCATGTATACAAACCCGTGTCTTGCAGAGTTACCTTTGTAAAATTTAATGTGCCATCACTGAGCACAGCAATCCGAACTCTGTATGCCCCATGTGTCATAACAGATCCATTTGGAGTAATCCAAGATACAGAGGTCAAGGAGGTTGATGCCCGGCATTTCATCTCTGCAGCCATGCCTTCTGTGACGTTGAGGTCTGCTGGTGGCTCCACTATTACTGGAGCATAACACGTGAAATAATTCAGGTCCAGCTCACCAATGTACCTTCCTTTTAAACTGGGAGGTGTGTGGCAACGGGCACAGCATGCAGTATTGGAGGGTGCCTTGTCTTTAATCCACCAGCTGAGCCAAAGGATATCACAGTTGCAGTTCCAGGGATTGTGATGCAAGTGGATCCTTTCGAGGCGAAGCGGTGTGAACAGGTCATGAGGCAGTAGCGTTAGATTGTTGTGTGCCAGGTTGATCTCTACAAGTGACTGAAGGTTATCAAAAGCATTCCTTTCTATCACTTGAATCTGGGACTGTATCATCCACAATTTCTGAAGATGCATCAACCCTTGGAAAGAACCTGGCCGGATAGCAGTCAGGTGATTCCCAGAAAGATCTAACTCATCCAATTTTACAAGTGGCGTAAGGTTAGGAATCTCTCGAAGATTGCACATGGCAAGGTTcaaatatctcaagttggaCAGACCTTCAAAGGCACCT encodes:
- the LRRC4C gene encoding leucine-rich repeat-containing protein 4C — encoded protein: MLNKMTLHPQQIMIGPRFNRALFDPLLVVLLALQLLVVAGLVRAQTCPSVCSCSNQFSKVICVRKNLRDVPDGISTNTRLLNLHENQIQIIKVNSFKHLRHLEILQLSRNHIRTIEIGAFNGLANLNTLELFDNRLTTIPNGAFVYLSKLKELWLRNNPIESIPSYAFNRIPSLRRLDLGELKRLSYISEGAFEGLSNLRYLNLAMCNLREIPNLTPLVKLDELDLSGNHLTAIRPGSFQGLMHLQKLWMIQSQIQVIERNAFDNLQSLVEINLAHNNLTLLPHDLFTPLRLERIHLHHNPWNCNCDILWLSWWIKDKAPSNTACCARCHTPPSLKGRYIGELDLNYFTCYAPVIVEPPADLNVTEGMAAEMKCRASTSLTSVSWITPNGSVMTHGAYRVRIAVLSDGTLNFTKVTLQDTGLYTCMVSNSVGNTTASATLNVTALDNPGYTYFSTVTVETVEPSQDEAQTTEQVGPTPVTNWETTNMTTSLTPQSTRSTEKTFTIPVTDANNGIPGIDEVMKTTKIIIGCFVAITLMAAVMLVIFYKMRKQHHRQNHHAPTRTVEIINVDDELTGDTPIESHLPMPAIEHEHLNHYNSYKSPFNHTTTVNTINSIHSSVHEPLLIRMNSKDNVQETQI